In Sciurus carolinensis chromosome 13, mSciCar1.2, whole genome shotgun sequence, a genomic segment contains:
- the LOC124963637 gene encoding serine palmitoyltransferase small subunit A-like: MAGMVLARAWKQMCWFYYQYLQVTALYMLEPWERTVFNSMLVSIVGMALYTGYVFMPQHIMAILHYFEIVL; the protein is encoded by the coding sequence ATGGCGGGGATGGTGCTGGCACGGGCCTGGAAGCAGATGTGCTGGTTCTACTACCAGTACCTGCAGGTCACAGCGCTTTACATGCTGGAGCCCTGGGAGCGGACTGTGTTCAATTCCATGCTGGTTTCGATTGTGGGGATGGCACTGTACACCGGATACGTCTTCATGCCCCAGCACATCATGGCGATTTTACACTACTTTGAAATTGTACTATGA